One genomic segment of Brevibacillus laterosporus LMG 15441 includes these proteins:
- a CDS encoding four-helix bundle copper-binding protein — MQVTPQQVANCLQVCKACLQACNECYAACLQNSDLNKYRDCLFIVRQSAEICMLAISALSLDSMFCSQICKLTAEICEVCAKICSQFEQDYCQACAHACYQCAAACREMVVH, encoded by the coding sequence ATGCAAGTAACACCTCAACAGGTAGCGAATTGCCTACAAGTGTGTAAAGCTTGTTTACAGGCCTGCAATGAATGCTATGCAGCCTGTCTACAGAATAGTGATCTGAATAAATACCGAGATTGTCTTTTCATCGTACGGCAAAGTGCAGAGATATGTATGCTAGCAATTAGTGCATTATCCTTGGACAGCATGTTTTGTAGTCAGATCTGCAAATTAACAGCGGAAATCTGCGAAGTATGTGCAAAAATATGCAGTCAGTTTGAACAAGATTATTGTCAGGCCTGCGCTCATGCTTGCTATCAATGCGCAGCAGCTTGTCGGGAAATGGTCGTTCACTAA
- the mntR gene encoding transcriptional regulator MntR yields the protein MPTPSMEDYLERIYSLIDTKGYARVSDIAEALEVHPSSVTKMVQKLDKDNYLVYEKYRGLVLTAKGKKVGKRLVRRHALLEDFLTLIGVDQDLIYKDVEGIEHHLSWESIASIEYLVQFLKEDPSRVAELMRIREEDEQKEDTDTKPDSM from the coding sequence GTGCCAACTCCAAGTATGGAAGATTATCTGGAAAGAATTTATAGTTTAATTGATACCAAGGGATATGCTCGTGTGTCCGATATTGCAGAAGCATTAGAGGTGCATCCGTCCTCTGTTACAAAAATGGTACAGAAACTAGATAAAGACAATTACTTAGTCTATGAAAAATATCGCGGGCTAGTCTTAACGGCTAAAGGAAAAAAAGTAGGTAAACGTTTGGTGCGGCGACATGCATTACTGGAAGATTTCTTGACGCTAATCGGTGTCGATCAGGATTTAATTTATAAGGACGTTGAGGGAATTGAACACCACTTGAGCTGGGAATCCATTGCTAGCATAGAGTATTTGGTTCAATTTTTAAAAGAGGATCCTTCACGTGTTGCTGAACTCATGCGTATTCGAGAGGAAGACGAACAAAAAGAGGACACGGATACTAAACCAGATTCCATGTAG
- a CDS encoding GerAB/ArcD/ProY family transporter: protein MKYRNTPITFLQACCILFLSTGLLNHVILIPLLLRTVERDGWISILIAMILTICWLPLLLFIIRRQRGTSLFSWITQQSSAWFAWIIIGLFILYLLSDIYVTTLDMTMWTKISYLPQTPVFLVAASIILLSILCALSGIQPLAICAGIILPIVLLLGYFVMGANFQYKNYSLLLPILENGYFPVLRGAMIVGNGMVEIIFLLMLQHHISTSITFKKAVWLCILLAGLTLGPYMGAVASFGPKEAANQMYPSFEQWRLVTIGKYIEHVDFLSIFQWLSGAFIRVSLALFLIYDILPIKKRGHQILVTVLSGSLIVVIILLHTKDPLLIDSFKRIYFPLALFVLLAISLLLAFIGSWSKQNARGTDEHAKGSKST, encoded by the coding sequence GTGAAATATAGAAATACACCTATTACGTTCCTTCAAGCCTGCTGCATTCTCTTTCTATCAACAGGACTTCTTAACCATGTTATTTTAATTCCCTTATTACTTCGTACAGTTGAAAGAGACGGTTGGATTAGTATTCTCATCGCTATGATACTTACAATTTGCTGGCTTCCTCTGTTGCTGTTCATTATTCGTCGGCAAAGGGGCACGAGTTTATTCTCTTGGATTACGCAACAGAGCAGTGCTTGGTTTGCTTGGATCATCATCGGGTTGTTCATTCTCTACTTACTCTCAGATATATATGTTACAACTCTGGATATGACCATGTGGACCAAGATTTCCTATTTACCGCAAACTCCTGTATTTTTGGTAGCTGCCAGCATAATCCTCTTATCCATACTTTGTGCTTTATCTGGTATCCAACCCTTGGCCATTTGTGCTGGAATCATATTACCAATCGTTCTTTTATTAGGGTATTTCGTGATGGGCGCCAACTTTCAGTACAAGAATTATTCGCTTTTATTGCCGATTCTCGAAAATGGTTATTTTCCCGTTCTAAGAGGTGCAATGATCGTTGGAAATGGAATGGTAGAAATCATCTTTCTTTTGATGCTACAACACCACATTTCTACCTCAATCACCTTTAAAAAGGCAGTGTGGCTCTGTATCCTACTCGCTGGCCTGACACTTGGCCCCTATATGGGAGCAGTAGCTAGTTTCGGGCCAAAAGAAGCTGCGAATCAAATGTATCCATCTTTTGAGCAATGGCGTCTCGTAACCATTGGCAAGTATATTGAGCATGTTGATTTTCTCTCAATCTTCCAATGGTTATCTGGAGCATTTATACGTGTTTCACTAGCTTTATTCCTTATTTATGACATCCTCCCCATAAAAAAACGTGGCCATCAAATCCTAGTTACGGTTTTGTCTGGCAGCCTTATTGTAGTTATTATCTTATTGCATACAAAGGACCCTTTATTAATTGATTCCTTTAAAAGAATCTATTTTCCCTTAGCTTTATTTGTTTTATTGGCTATTTCTCTCTTACTTGCTTTCATTGGAAGCTGGTCAAAACAGAACGCGAGAGGTACGGATGAACATGCAAAAGGAAGCAAATCAACATAA
- the deoC gene encoding deoxyribose-phosphate aldolase: MSKESVAKYIDHTALKPDTTRDMIVGLCEEAKEYRFASVCVNPTWVSLCAELLKEAPEVKVCTVIGFPLGANTPELKAYETTNAIENGATEVDMVINVGALKDKNDQLVEQDIRAVVEAAKGKALVKVIIETCLLTEEEKVRACKLSVKAGADFVKTSTGFSTGGATAEDIALMRKTVGPELGVKASGGIRSYADVEKMLQAGACRIGASAGVSIVKGEVSNSQY; this comes from the coding sequence ATGTCCAAAGAAAGCGTAGCAAAATATATTGATCACACAGCACTAAAGCCGGATACAACTAGAGACATGATTGTAGGGCTTTGTGAAGAAGCAAAAGAATATCGATTTGCTTCCGTTTGTGTGAATCCTACTTGGGTAAGCTTGTGCGCGGAGCTTTTGAAGGAAGCTCCAGAGGTCAAAGTGTGCACGGTTATCGGATTTCCTTTAGGCGCGAACACTCCTGAGCTGAAAGCCTATGAAACAACGAACGCGATTGAAAACGGTGCTACTGAAGTAGATATGGTAATAAACGTTGGTGCATTAAAAGACAAAAATGACCAGCTAGTTGAACAGGATATCCGTGCAGTAGTAGAAGCAGCAAAAGGCAAAGCACTGGTCAAGGTTATTATTGAAACATGCTTGCTCACTGAAGAAGAAAAAGTACGTGCGTGTAAATTATCCGTGAAAGCTGGAGCGGATTTTGTCAAGACATCAACAGGCTTTTCAACAGGCGGAGCCACTGCGGAAGATATAGCTTTAATGCGAAAAACAGTAGGTCCTGAGTTAGGTGTAAAAGCCTCTGGCGGTATTCGCAGCTATGCAGATGTTGAAAAAATGCTTCAAGCTGGCGCGTGCCGGATCGGTGCAAGTGCGGGTGTGTCCATTGTAAAGGGCGAGGTATCGAACTCGCAATACTAG
- a CDS encoding NADPH-dependent FMN reductase, with protein MKIVGIAGSMNVESSTKKVMQIVLDSAKMEGAEVELIHLAEWPLPLYDARNDASTYPEIVHQFVKKVAEADALVVGSPEYHGTITGALKNSFDFLEGRFLQGKPVAIIGVAGGSMGATNTVNTLQLIFRNLHAYPLPGSPSVSNSYKAFTEDNTLQDERLQERFVNLGKELVWMTKKLK; from the coding sequence ATGAAGATTGTTGGAATAGCAGGCTCGATGAATGTTGAATCCAGCACAAAAAAGGTAATGCAAATTGTTTTAGATTCAGCAAAGATGGAAGGAGCAGAAGTTGAATTAATTCATTTAGCTGAGTGGCCACTGCCTCTATATGATGCTAGAAACGATGCTAGTACGTATCCAGAGATTGTTCATCAATTTGTGAAGAAAGTAGCGGAAGCCGATGCACTTGTGGTTGGTTCTCCAGAATATCACGGAACCATTACAGGTGCTTTGAAAAACTCGTTTGATTTTTTGGAAGGACGATTTTTACAGGGAAAACCAGTCGCAATTATTGGCGTAGCAGGCGGAAGTATGGGAGCAACGAATACGGTTAATACACTACAGCTTATATTCCGTAATTTGCATGCTTATCCGTTACCAGGTTCTCCGAGCGTTTCTAATTCCTATAAAGCGTTTACAGAGGACAACACCTTACAGGACGAACGTCTTCAGGAACGCTTTGTGAATTTGGGGAAGGAACTGGTTTGGATGACCAAAAAATTAAAATAG
- a CDS encoding alpha/beta fold hydrolase yields MPYFIANGATIHYEIKGEGLPILCIHPPLLTGSIFYYQQKELQDRYKVITVDLRGHGRSSISAHPFTYEGIASDLHLLLEHLCIEQAVLLGYSTGGSIALEMMLKKPKHVRGAILLSGMAHCRSPYLHRLITIAEKLARRGALHTLSTVIGYSNSNNFLTFIRNYKDAIKGNPIGIADYYHYAACYDVLDRLHEITFPILLLTGEKDPHFTCFAKEMASHLPMAKIRSIPRYKHQLPIKAYHEVNLLVHQFINSFCLQSQ; encoded by the coding sequence ATGCCTTACTTTATTGCAAATGGCGCAACCATTCACTATGAGATAAAAGGGGAAGGGCTTCCGATTTTGTGTATCCACCCCCCTCTGCTTACAGGCAGCATTTTTTATTATCAGCAAAAAGAGCTGCAAGACCGCTATAAGGTGATTACAGTGGATTTGAGAGGACACGGCAGGAGCAGCATTTCAGCCCATCCCTTTACCTATGAAGGAATCGCATCTGACTTACATCTATTATTAGAGCATCTCTGTATTGAACAAGCCGTCCTGTTAGGCTATTCTACCGGAGGCTCTATCGCATTAGAAATGATGTTAAAAAAACCTAAGCACGTCAGAGGTGCAATATTATTAAGCGGAATGGCCCACTGTAGAAGTCCCTATCTGCATCGATTAATTACGATTGCTGAAAAGTTAGCTCGACGAGGGGCTCTACACACATTATCAACGGTGATTGGCTATAGTAATTCTAATAATTTCCTTACGTTTATACGAAATTATAAAGATGCCATAAAAGGAAACCCAATAGGGATTGCTGACTATTATCACTATGCTGCTTGCTACGATGTGTTGGATCGCCTCCATGAGATTACGTTCCCCATTCTTTTATTAACGGGTGAAAAGGATCCGCATTTTACCTGCTTTGCCAAAGAAATGGCTTCTCACTTACCGATGGCAAAAATTCGTTCCATTCCGCGTTATAAGCATCAGCTCCCTATCAAAGCTTATCACGAGGTTAATTTATTGGTTCATCAGTTTATTAACAGCTTTTGCCTTCAGTCTCAATAG
- a CDS encoding spore germination protein yields the protein MQKEANQHNQATSTNSIGLRQLLCDYFAKCADVKVETFQFATTDSSVPISFFYCDGLIDARMYRQFVFSDLQKKFSRYSSLEELDRSLPVQPIDSPIDLKEIERELFIGKLIITVDSYDRAFVLDISDPPNRSPEESNTEISVKGPKDGFTESVSTNIALIRKRLRSESMWHERFTIGQRSQSQVALLYIKDIIDPKLVEEVQHRLTSISVDALVSSSQLGEALGDSSYSLFPLLDYVGRPDYVVQSLLRGRFIIFIEGSPMALIGPTNLLLTLKSPEDIHFPFYFVTFERILRLLGLIVSIFTPGFWTALISFNVEQLPFPLLATVTTARVGLPLSSSMEMFLMLGLFEIFREAGIRLPKAVGQTVAVVGGLIVGDASIRAGLGSPTTLVVAAVTAVATFTLVNQSLSGTVSVLRIFVLIVSSFLGMYGFFLSVLSIVLYLSTQESFGLPYLAPISPPTFKDMLQSLIALPLKAMKKRPKILHTTDPTRQGSDEA from the coding sequence ATGCAAAAGGAAGCAAATCAACATAACCAAGCTACCAGCACAAACAGTATCGGCTTACGTCAGCTTCTCTGTGACTATTTTGCAAAATGTGCTGATGTAAAAGTAGAAACATTTCAGTTTGCTACCACAGATTCATCTGTACCTATTTCGTTTTTTTATTGTGATGGATTAATCGATGCTAGAATGTATCGGCAATTTGTGTTTTCCGATCTCCAAAAAAAGTTTAGCAGATATTCCTCATTAGAAGAGTTAGATCGAAGCTTACCCGTGCAGCCTATTGATTCTCCTATTGATCTAAAAGAGATTGAGCGAGAGCTGTTTATTGGGAAGCTCATCATTACTGTCGATTCATATGATCGAGCCTTTGTATTGGATATTTCAGATCCCCCAAATCGTTCGCCTGAAGAATCTAATACGGAGATTTCAGTTAAAGGCCCAAAGGATGGGTTTACAGAAAGCGTTTCAACAAACATAGCCCTGATTAGAAAAAGACTTCGCTCTGAATCAATGTGGCATGAACGCTTTACGATCGGTCAACGCAGTCAATCTCAGGTAGCTCTTTTGTATATAAAAGATATTATTGATCCCAAACTCGTAGAAGAAGTACAGCATCGGCTTACCAGCATCAGTGTAGATGCATTAGTCAGTAGCTCTCAGCTTGGGGAAGCGTTAGGGGACTCTTCTTATTCTTTATTTCCTTTATTGGATTATGTTGGACGTCCTGATTATGTTGTACAGAGCTTATTGCGCGGACGCTTTATCATTTTTATAGAAGGTTCTCCTATGGCATTGATTGGGCCTACCAATCTTCTTTTGACCCTAAAATCACCTGAGGATATCCACTTTCCCTTCTATTTCGTTACCTTTGAGCGTATCCTTAGGCTCCTTGGCTTGATCGTTTCCATTTTTACGCCTGGATTCTGGACTGCGTTGATTTCCTTTAATGTAGAACAATTACCGTTTCCTCTGTTAGCTACAGTAACCACTGCGAGGGTTGGGCTACCTCTTTCATCCTCCATGGAAATGTTCTTGATGCTGGGTTTGTTTGAAATTTTTCGTGAGGCTGGTATTCGTTTGCCAAAAGCGGTGGGCCAAACAGTAGCAGTAGTTGGGGGATTAATTGTTGGGGATGCCTCTATCCGTGCCGGGCTTGGTTCCCCCACTACCTTGGTCGTTGCTGCAGTGACGGCAGTAGCAACCTTTACCTTAGTCAATCAATCGTTGAGCGGAACAGTGAGTGTCCTGCGAATATTTGTACTCATTGTATCGTCCTTTTTAGGGATGTACGGTTTTTTTCTCTCTGTTTTATCAATTGTACTTTATCTGAGCACTCAGGAATCATTCGGCCTTCCTTATTTAGCACCAATCTCTCCGCCAACCTTTAAAGATATGCTCCAATCGTTAATCGCTCTTCCTTTAAAAGCGATGAAAAAACGGCCGAAAATCCTGCATACAACCGATCCCACTAGACAAGGCAGTGATGAAGCGTGA
- a CDS encoding pyrimidine-nucleoside phosphorylase → MRMVDLIEKKRDGKELTKEEIIFIVEGFTDGSIPDYQMSALAMAIYFQGMTPEETAYLTMAMVESGDQIDLSAIEGVKVDKHSTGGVGDTTTLVLAPLVAAVGVPVAKMSGRGLGHTGGTIDKLEAVTGFHVEIDNDEFNRLVNTNKVAVVGQSGNLTPADKKLYGLRDVTGSVSSIPLIASSIMSKKIASGADAIVLDVKTGAGAFMKTLDDAKELASTMVKIGNQVGRKTMAVISDMSQPLGFAIGNALEVKEAIDTLKGEGPEDLRELCLVLGSQMVYLAGEAASLEEARTKLEEVIANGKALETFKTFLAAQGGDASVVDQPERLPTAQFTIEVPAKEDGYVAEIIADDIGTAAMILGAGRATKESEIDLAVGLILHKKVGDQVKQGESLVTIHSNTQDVDQVIERIYQSYGFSKGPVEALPLVYCEIKE, encoded by the coding sequence ATGAGAATGGTCGATTTAATTGAAAAGAAACGCGATGGGAAAGAACTGACCAAAGAAGAGATTATCTTTATCGTTGAGGGTTTTACGGATGGATCTATTCCGGATTATCAAATGTCTGCTTTAGCTATGGCGATTTACTTTCAGGGGATGACTCCAGAAGAAACAGCCTATCTGACAATGGCCATGGTTGAATCAGGTGATCAGATTGATTTGTCCGCTATAGAAGGTGTAAAGGTAGACAAACACAGCACAGGTGGTGTTGGTGACACTACAACGCTAGTTCTTGCTCCGCTAGTTGCGGCAGTAGGTGTTCCTGTAGCAAAAATGTCTGGTCGTGGTCTAGGACACACAGGCGGTACAATAGACAAGCTGGAAGCAGTAACAGGCTTCCATGTCGAGATTGATAATGATGAATTTAACCGTTTAGTGAACACAAATAAAGTAGCCGTAGTTGGACAAAGCGGTAATCTTACCCCCGCTGATAAAAAACTATATGGCTTACGTGATGTCACAGGATCAGTAAGCTCCATTCCATTAATTGCAAGCTCGATTATGAGTAAAAAGATTGCTTCTGGTGCGGATGCCATTGTTTTGGATGTAAAAACAGGCGCCGGAGCCTTCATGAAAACGTTAGATGATGCGAAAGAACTAGCTAGTACCATGGTTAAAATCGGTAACCAAGTAGGGCGAAAAACGATGGCGGTTATTTCTGACATGAGTCAGCCTCTTGGTTTTGCAATCGGAAATGCTTTAGAAGTTAAGGAAGCAATTGACACGTTAAAAGGTGAAGGGCCAGAAGACCTGCGTGAACTTTGCTTAGTATTAGGCTCTCAAATGGTTTATTTAGCAGGTGAAGCGGCAAGTCTAGAAGAAGCACGGACCAAGCTCGAAGAAGTGATTGCAAACGGAAAAGCACTCGAAACCTTTAAAACCTTCCTGGCTGCACAAGGCGGAGATGCTAGCGTTGTCGATCAACCGGAGCGTTTGCCAACAGCTCAATTTACAATAGAGGTTCCAGCCAAGGAAGATGGTTATGTAGCCGAGATTATTGCCGATGATATTGGTACAGCGGCAATGATTTTAGGAGCAGGACGTGCTACGAAAGAATCTGAAATCGACCTAGCTGTTGGTCTGATCCTGCATAAAAAAGTGGGGGATCAGGTGAAGCAAGGGGAGTCGCTTGTAACGATCCACAGTAATACACAGGACGTCGATCAGGTGATTGAACGTATCTATCAATCATATGGATTCTCCAAAGGCCCAGTGGAAGCATTGCCGTTGGTTTATTGTGAGATTAAAGAATAG
- a CDS encoding sugar-binding transcriptional regulator, translated as MEENKISKMVEAAKMYYQLDLSQQEIAKQLGVSRPTVSRLLQQAKAEGIVRIEIMDPEESLQRIELELAQKYHLKAVMVVPVATNDETLIKEMIGKRTAQYLHEVVTDHDIIAVTWGTTMYRVAMELQPKAIQGAQVVQLKGGVSHSQTNTYASEVLHLFGQAYQTTPHYLPLPAIVDSALVKETVETDRYIQRQLELARKANIAIFTVGGVMSDALLFRLGYFSEHDLALLAERAVGDICSRFYDQDGNIVNEELTNRTVGISIEELKSKERSILVAGGSTKLEAIRGAIRGGYNNVLVTDQYTAKELLKK; from the coding sequence ATGGAAGAAAATAAAATTAGTAAGATGGTCGAAGCAGCTAAAATGTATTATCAATTGGATTTAAGTCAACAAGAGATTGCTAAGCAACTAGGTGTATCAAGACCAACTGTATCGAGACTGCTACAGCAAGCCAAGGCTGAAGGCATTGTGCGTATTGAAATTATGGACCCAGAGGAAAGTCTTCAGCGCATTGAGCTGGAACTAGCGCAAAAATATCATTTAAAAGCTGTTATGGTTGTACCAGTAGCGACTAATGACGAGACACTCATTAAAGAAATGATTGGGAAACGAACCGCACAGTATCTTCATGAGGTTGTCACAGATCATGATATAATCGCAGTTACGTGGGGCACGACAATGTATCGAGTAGCCATGGAATTGCAGCCAAAAGCCATTCAGGGGGCACAGGTGGTACAATTAAAGGGTGGTGTGAGCCATTCACAAACAAATACCTACGCCTCAGAGGTATTGCATTTATTTGGACAAGCCTACCAGACTACACCGCATTATTTGCCTCTACCCGCAATCGTCGACTCAGCGTTGGTAAAAGAAACGGTAGAGACAGATCGTTACATACAACGACAGCTAGAACTAGCACGAAAGGCTAACATTGCTATCTTTACAGTAGGTGGAGTGATGTCTGATGCCTTATTGTTTCGATTAGGCTATTTTAGTGAACATGATTTAGCCTTGTTAGCCGAGCGGGCAGTTGGCGATATCTGCTCCCGGTTCTACGATCAGGACGGTAACATTGTAAATGAAGAGCTAACGAACCGGACAGTTGGTATCTCGATAGAGGAGCTCAAGAGTAAGGAACGGTCTATTTTAGTCGCTGGAGGCTCAACCAAGCTAGAGGCAATTAGGGGAGCAATCCGTGGTGGCTATAATAATGTTTTGGTTACTGATCAATATACTGCCAAGGAATTATTAAAAAAATAA
- a CDS encoding cation diffusion facilitator family transporter, producing the protein MGHHHDHSHGGHHHHGSGANKRALLISLFIITAFLIVEVIGGFLTNSLALLSDAGHMLSDSSALFLSLIAMFFAARKPSAKKTYGFYRFEILAALINGVMLVVISLVIIWEAYQRFFAPPEVASLSMMGIAFVGLLANIAAAFVLMRGDYKNNLNIRSAFLHVLGDLLGSVGAILAGLLMWKFNWYIADPIISVVVAVLIMLSAWRVTRDSVDVLMESTPASIDADQVSDALSKVEGVTSVHDLHIWTVTSGFDSLSCHLHVKDGLASYPILQEALHLLEHQFGITHSTIQIEDSSILHQELLCETGPQTSDKHEHNHSH; encoded by the coding sequence ATGGGACACCATCATGATCATTCTCACGGAGGACATCATCATCACGGGAGTGGAGCGAACAAGCGCGCTCTATTGATTTCCCTATTCATAATCACTGCTTTTTTAATTGTAGAGGTAATTGGCGGCTTTCTTACAAACAGCCTTGCCCTTTTGTCGGATGCAGGGCATATGCTAAGCGACTCTTCTGCTCTATTTCTTAGTCTGATCGCCATGTTTTTTGCCGCTAGAAAACCTTCAGCCAAAAAAACATACGGCTTTTATCGCTTCGAAATCCTAGCCGCACTCATTAATGGTGTAATGCTCGTGGTTATCTCTCTTGTCATCATTTGGGAGGCTTATCAACGATTCTTCGCACCACCTGAAGTAGCAAGTCTGTCGATGATGGGGATTGCGTTCGTTGGTCTATTGGCTAACATTGCAGCCGCCTTCGTTCTGATGCGTGGTGATTACAAAAACAACCTGAATATTCGTAGTGCTTTTTTGCATGTCCTTGGTGATCTATTGGGATCAGTAGGGGCTATTCTAGCAGGTCTTCTCATGTGGAAATTCAATTGGTATATCGCAGACCCCATCATCAGTGTAGTAGTAGCGGTTCTAATTATGTTAAGCGCCTGGCGTGTTACTAGAGATTCTGTTGATGTTCTCATGGAAAGCACACCAGCTTCTATAGACGCTGATCAGGTTTCGGATGCTCTATCCAAGGTTGAAGGAGTTACTAGTGTGCATGATTTACATATCTGGACGGTTACCTCTGGATTTGATTCACTCAGTTGCCACTTACATGTTAAAGATGGCTTAGCCAGTTACCCTATTCTGCAAGAAGCGTTACACTTGTTAGAACATCAATTCGGCATTACACACTCCACCATTCAAATTGAAGATTCAAGTATTTTACATCAGGAGCTTTTATGTGAAACAGGACCTCAAACAAGTGACAAGCATGAACATAATCACAGTCATTAA
- a CDS encoding response regulator transcription factor, with translation MNVNTVYIVEDDPKLAELLQSYIEKYGYQAVIVKNFERVIEEFQELNPQLVLLDVNLPKFDGYYWCRQIRKISTCPILFISARAGEMDQILGLENGADDYIAKPFHYDVVMAKIRSHLRRNYGDYAPKMQERIVQQAGLTLYPERMELTLHNEMVSLTKKEAVLIEELMKRYPRIVSRERLLENLWDDQVYVDDNTLNVNITRVRKKFQELGIEDAIETVRGAGYRLVLTWGNEA, from the coding sequence ATGAACGTAAATACTGTATACATCGTGGAAGATGATCCCAAACTAGCTGAACTCTTACAAAGTTATATTGAAAAATATGGATATCAAGCTGTTATTGTTAAGAATTTTGAACGTGTGATAGAGGAATTTCAAGAGCTGAATCCACAGTTGGTTCTTTTAGATGTGAATTTGCCAAAATTCGATGGTTATTATTGGTGCCGTCAAATCAGAAAAATTTCTACATGTCCAATCCTGTTCATTTCAGCCCGAGCAGGCGAAATGGATCAGATTCTAGGCTTGGAGAACGGAGCAGATGACTATATAGCTAAACCGTTTCATTATGATGTTGTGATGGCCAAAATCCGCAGCCATTTACGCCGCAACTATGGAGATTATGCGCCTAAAATGCAGGAGAGAATTGTACAACAGGCTGGATTAACATTGTACCCAGAACGAATGGAGCTCACCTTACATAATGAAATGGTGAGTTTAACCAAAAAAGAGGCTGTATTAATTGAGGAGCTAATGAAACGCTACCCTCGCATTGTGAGTCGGGAGCGTTTGCTAGAAAACTTATGGGATGATCAGGTATACGTGGACGATAATACATTAAATGTGAATATCACACGTGTCCGTAAAAAGTTTCAGGAATTAGGGATTGAAGATGCGATTGAAACAGTACGTGGAGCTGGGTACCGTTTAGTGCTAACGTGGGGGAATGAAGCGTGA
- a CDS encoding sensor histidine kinase, which produces MKLFFREHLRLIFFQVFQLLFVLFILLLDGYAKNSVLIYMFVLSIGLLAIYLFITYIRSREFYLHLEKPMETLEDSLVDFHETPVSEAYAEAMQSQYRMYQQMILEHERKKDEHVTFMNQWVHQMKTPLSVIQLLVQDEDDPPFPSIREEAERIGRGLEMVLHTSRLEVFERDFRVDSVELKPIVQRVIQENKTYFIRNQVFPDVQIPDGVYVKSDSKWLPFMLNQIITNAIKYSAGTKQKVTISATQEETEVRLEITDRGVGIPEADIKRVFRPFFTGENGRKYRESTGMGLYLVQQISEKLDHQVSIISAVGEGTTVSLVFPCHMIK; this is translated from the coding sequence GTGAAGTTGTTCTTTCGTGAACATCTGCGGCTGATATTCTTTCAGGTTTTTCAATTGCTGTTTGTTTTGTTCATCTTATTATTAGACGGATATGCCAAAAACTCCGTGTTAATCTATATGTTTGTTTTAAGTATAGGCTTGTTAGCTATCTATCTTTTTATTACTTACATCCGCTCAAGAGAATTTTATTTGCATTTGGAAAAGCCAATGGAAACGCTGGAGGATTCTTTAGTTGATTTTCACGAAACACCAGTTAGTGAAGCGTATGCTGAAGCAATGCAAAGTCAATATCGGATGTATCAGCAAATGATCCTTGAGCATGAGCGAAAGAAGGACGAGCATGTCACTTTCATGAATCAGTGGGTTCACCAGATGAAGACACCTCTATCTGTCATTCAGTTATTAGTACAGGATGAGGATGATCCGCCTTTCCCAAGTATCAGAGAAGAGGCGGAGCGAATTGGACGAGGGTTAGAAATGGTCCTTCATACATCCCGCCTAGAAGTATTTGAGCGAGACTTCCGTGTTGATTCTGTTGAATTGAAGCCTATTGTACAACGGGTCATACAGGAGAATAAAACCTATTTTATTCGCAATCAGGTTTTTCCAGATGTACAAATTCCGGATGGGGTGTATGTGAAATCGGATTCGAAATGGCTTCCTTTTATGTTAAATCAAATTATTACGAATGCCATTAAATATTCCGCAGGCACTAAGCAAAAGGTTACAATTTCTGCAACCCAAGAGGAGACAGAGGTTAGATTAGAAATTACCGATAGAGGAGTAGGCATTCCCGAAGCAGATATTAAACGGGTATTCCGTCCTTTCTTTACTGGAGAGAATGGGCGTAAATATCGAGAATCAACTGGAATGGGACTATATTTAGTACAACAGATTAGCGAGAAATTAGATCATCAGGTGAGCATTATTTCAGCAGTAGGAGAGGGAACGACAGTTTCGTTGGTTTTCCCCTGCCATATGATCAAGTAA